Sequence from the Aspergillus nidulans FGSC A4 chromosome III genome:
gaccaaattaatgtgggctttaaaagtaagctttgtatctagaagaactcctaactaccatgtatatagggatggtgtaatctcccctatcccaggtagagtaactgtggggagatgctgctgctactttctagagaagtgttgtatctctgttttctctattgagaaagggaggcctgtctctgtccctagagcagtaatttgcttgtaggcctctaccagttgttgtgagctctcttccagggtattcctagttaataatatgcccATATtatctgcatagcagaaggagccctcttaaggtagagactattcttgccgcatatagcaggaagagtattagggataggggggatccctgggggagtctgcctttaattggtgctgtggcagtgccttctttaatatgaacagatacagagcagccagtaagccagtccttaagtagctggagtaagcctttatgccatccttgcaggcgtaagtgagaaaggagccgttggtgtattACAGCGTCAAATACCCCTTTCacatctagtaggagtagtgaagcatcttttccctgttgaaaggcctcctctaccctgtgaacaagaacctggaccaggtcaatggcagagcgtcctggcagggccctgaagtggcagggggctagcacatctgcctgaattgctcttacagctatctgctgtgctaggaggcgctctaggcctttacctagggtagagaggaggctaattggctgccaggcattgagttgggtatagcccctctttcctggttttggtaacattattacctttgctgacttcaggctcagtagaaagcagccttcctccatacacctgtagtatagttgtgtgattgtatCCCCTAGtacaggccagagctccctccaagcagtggtggcaagtccATCCTCCCCGGGGGCAGACaggggtggggcacagagagcagcccagcagtgctcttttgttggcaggtgtagtgagcccaggggcttgtttgggggtccctcttctgtctgatttggaagcagggcccccttctctaagaAGTAGTTAAGGAAGgcgtctgccttgccctgtggAGTAGTAACCTGTGCCCTttgtatattcaggggaggagcagcaagctggtctggatgttgtatctatttagcaagtttgaatgcATCTATAGGTGCTatggcttgttcaattcactgcttccagtattcagcctttgcctgtataaTAGCCTTCCggagctgtttatagtcggggttttgttgctgtcttgtttggtgtagtatgtctgttagttctggagtccaccatggggtcctggggagtctgcgagtattgtatcttgatgcgcctTGTATTACAAGCTGGGatgtctggaccagttgtttggctagtaggtcaattggtagggttgggtcaggcgggcttgccagggctctggctttctcccagttggtaGATCtaagcttgtatataggcgggggctcttcttgttccagtattattccaattgttgcatggtcacttggagtctttagatggtcttctactagggcccttagtagtaggttagagaagacaaggtctagggtgtttggtccatgggtgggggtgcctggctcgaggcgaagttccagctcatgggcatcaagccagtctaataatcctgttgTGCCAGGTGTGACAGCATaagactcagtatctggctgccagaatgggtgccgggtattaaagtctcctgctaggatggtgttctctgggggtgcatatcctaggagtgtagaaagtatagagggtgttgagccagcaccagcaggggcaactgggttATTAGGGGGGTGGTAGACAttgataatagtaaggcctgccgtgtagattgtggtaATGTCTGGTAAGATTGGTTctgggagggaatgggctgggagatccctttaTACATATgttagagtcctgggtctggcagtccatcgggttgggggactgaacagctgatattgtaggtgggtcttggttaggtgctttgctgtatttgtccaaggttcttggacaagaataatatctgcttcaaaggagagtagcaggtcatgtacagcgcccccccttcctatattagcttgtagtattttcatagttcaggggaggtcagggttGGTTAAGAGCNNNNNNNNNNNNNNNNNNNNNNNNNNNNNNNNNNNNNNNNNNNNNNNNNNNNNNNNNNNNNNNNNNNNNNNNNNNNNNNNNNNNNNNNNNNNNNNNNNNNGATTCATACGTCATCTCAGCACCGTCTGTCAGTATCTCTCCCGAAAGCAAAACAGTCAGCTCTGATCAGAGCCCGGAACCTGACATTCATGACCTACGCCTGGAAGGTGCAGTCCTCCATCACGTCCTCAACTCGCGTTCCAAAAAATGGGGGTGATCTATCGCTGCACCTACAACGACGAGGCCACGTGGCAGCATCTTAAACAATGGATCGTCGATGAGAACCGGGAAAGCATAGCAACGTCAAAGGCACCCACACTTATCGATAACCTCGACATAGTCTTCTTCGAGGACCGGGCGCGCTTCGACGGGGCCTCGCGCGACGAACTACGGGTTCATTTCAAGGAGTGGCGAGCAGACCAGTTTACCAGGCTGGGACCTGCGGATCTGGAGGTGATGCGAGGTACTCGGCTCGGCGAATTGGTGCCTCGGATTACCATGGTGCATCCCGAATTGATGGGTTCGAGGTTTCAACAGTTTAtcgaggttgatgaggagtcGCTACACAGTATGCGCGAGGGGTTCGACGAGCCCGTTAGACCGTACGGGACCGGACATGTTGATTTGGTGTACGCTGATTGGCCGCATGACCTAGAGGActctgatgaggatgaaagccAGGAGGAGTATGAAGATTATGAGGTCTTTGAGCCCATTGATGGGTGTACAGAGGAGAATGTGGGGTGGATGAAGGTGGTGGCTACTGGGCTGGGcccgcccttcttcttcttgtcgtatGGCATCGAATGGTGGCAAGAAAGTTATGTACGACCGCCAGACGTTCTCTATATCTGAGATGCCAAGACGAACTATATGAGATGGCCGCATAGGCGCCCAGAGGACTCGGGAGGACTAAAGCATACTGCCTACATTCCTGAACCGCTTGCAATCAACAAACATCCTCATCACAAAGTAGCCTGCCTGAATAGTTTTTCCAATCCTTCCTGTATCTTTCATCTTGCCGTGCCCGGAACAGCTTGCACATCCCCTGATCAGGGCTCAAAATAATACTTCAATTTTGGGATCTGAGCTTCGAGCTGCTTCAGCTCCTTGAGGACACTCTCCCACATTGCCGAGTCGAACTGATAAACTCTGTTCTTCCATGCGCAATATACCTTCTCATAAACTGCGGTGCGCGCTCGGAGACCTGTGAAAAATAGTATGCATCTATAAAAGTCAGAGGCATTGCTTCACGTACTCATTTAGGGAGTCGAAGGCATACACATGTCTTCCCAATGGTCAGCCAGCCTATATTATATCTGCCTCGCCAGGGTCTGCAGTCTTTAGAGTTTGGTCGCGGCCTCATCCTTGGCTACATTATAAA
This genomic interval carries:
- a CDS encoding uncharacterized protein (transcript_id=CADANIAT00005324): MGVIYRCTYNDEATWQHLKQWIVDENRESIATSKAPTLIDNLDIVFFEDRARFDGASRDELRVHFKEWRADQFTRLGPADLEVMRGTRLGELVPRITMVHPELMGSRFQQFIEVDEESLHSMREGFDEPVRPYGTGHVDLVYADWPHDLEDSDEDESQEEYEDYEVFEPIDGCTEENVGWMKVVATGLGPPFFFLSYGIEWWQESYVRPPDVLYI